One region of Cheilinus undulatus linkage group 4, ASM1832078v1, whole genome shotgun sequence genomic DNA includes:
- the ndufb7 gene encoding NADH dehydrogenase [ubiquinone] 1 beta subcomplex subunit 7 codes for MGASMVRRYITETDTEPDPRKKSAFDPEFGFDERKEREMVATQEQMNLAQLPVEQRDYCAHHLLKLMKCKRDNWPNFLACKHERHDWDYCQHQDYVMRMKEYERERRLQLRKKRIEAQAEAA; via the exons ATGGGAGCTAGCATGGTCAGACGGTACATCACCGAGACAGACACGGAGCCGGACCCCAGGAAGAAGTCCGCGTTCGACCCCGAGTTTGGCTTCGacgagaggaaagagagag agaTGGTAGCAACACAGGAGCAGATGAACTTGGCCCAGCTGCCTGTGGAGCAGAGAGACTACTGTGCCCATCATCTCCTGAAGCTCATGAAGTGTAAGAGGGATAACTGGCCCAACTTTCTGGCCTGCAAGCACGAGAGACATGACTGGGACTACTGCCAGCACCAGGA CTATGTGATGCGCATGAAGGAGtacgagagagagaggaggctccAGCTGAGGAAGAAGAGAATCGAGGCTCAGGCTGAAGCTGCATGA